One genomic window of Desulfonatronum sp. SC1 includes the following:
- a CDS encoding lmo0937 family membrane protein, giving the protein MLWTIFIILLVLWALGLMTGATMGGVVHILLVIALIVLVVQVLQGRRIT; this is encoded by the coding sequence ATGCTTTGGACGATCTTTATTATTCTCTTGGTATTGTGGGCTTTGGGATTGATGACAGGGGCCACGATGGGCGGCGTAGTGCACATATTATTGGTCATAGCTCTCATTGTCCTTGTTGTTCAGGTTCTTCAAGGAAGAAGAATCACGTGA
- a CDS encoding BON domain-containing protein, with translation MKNIQLMFCYSVLFLLITAFAGCAATSTRGSTGDYVDDTVITTKVKALLAEDDFLKSFKISVETYKGTVQLSGFVNSQQAVNKAVEITRSVQGVSAVKNDLIVK, from the coding sequence ATGAAGAATATCCAGTTGATGTTTTGCTATTCAGTCCTTTTCCTGCTCATCACCGCATTCGCGGGCTGCGCCGCGACTTCCACACGGGGGAGCACAGGCGATTACGTTGACGATACGGTCATAACAACAAAGGTCAAGGCACTTCTTGCCGAGGATGATTTTCTCAAATCATTCAAGATCAGCGTGGAAACTTACAAGGGTACCGTTCAATTGAGCGGCTTCGTAAATTCTCAGCAGGCAGTCAACAAAGCCGTGGAAATCACGAGAAGCGTTCAAGGGGTCAGCGCCGTCAAGAACGATCTGATCGTGAAATAG
- a CDS encoding CsbD family protein: protein MKSSTRDEAEGKMHQAKGKVKEVIGKAVNNPDMEAEGNVEKLGGVVQEKVGDVKRAVGK from the coding sequence ATGAAATCGAGCACGAGGGATGAGGCTGAAGGCAAGATGCATCAGGCGAAAGGAAAGGTCAAAGAAGTCATCGGGAAGGCAGTCAACAATCCCGATATGGAAGCCGAAGGCAACGTCGAAAAACTCGGCGGCGTTGTGCAGGAAAAAGTCGGCGATGTGAAAAGAGCCGTGGGGAAGTAG